The Acidimicrobiales bacterium genome includes a window with the following:
- a CDS encoding amidohydrolase family protein, with protein MALVIDAHTHILSLSADPEFTAAYGREGSLCICRSMGKLPTHRQPTDEEWDESGLFDKAFLTIGPSETVAAHPGFDKIVILGVSPQYLDGQLIGTVDTTGITGVEGPPHPDRCNDYIAACVAMDPDHLIGFASVNPMYKGVAHAVAELERAVVDLGLSGVKLYPMYQHWSPEDREVAFPVFAKAAELGIPVMVHQAGSTRIDAKMSYARPAMLDDIGREFRDLVVILAHCGIPWIDEAMFMLTKHPNFYTDLSYHIATITRRELFEFLHRAEPFFVPLEKLFFGTDYPGFLYDPIALREKLMTVNEEAAPLGLDPIPEEKLHGIMGDNLARVLGLEG; from the coding sequence ATGGCACTCGTCATCGATGCCCACACCCACATCCTGAGCCTGTCCGCGGATCCCGAGTTCACCGCGGCCTACGGTCGGGAGGGTTCGTTGTGCATCTGTCGCAGCATGGGGAAGCTTCCGACGCATCGTCAGCCGACCGACGAGGAATGGGACGAGTCGGGGTTGTTCGACAAGGCGTTCCTCACCATCGGACCCTCCGAGACGGTCGCTGCGCACCCGGGATTCGACAAGATCGTCATCCTCGGGGTGTCGCCCCAGTACCTGGACGGACAGCTGATCGGGACAGTCGACACGACCGGTATCACCGGTGTGGAGGGCCCGCCCCACCCCGACAGGTGCAACGACTACATCGCTGCATGCGTGGCGATGGACCCCGATCATCTGATCGGCTTCGCGTCCGTCAATCCGATGTACAAGGGCGTTGCGCACGCGGTCGCCGAGCTGGAACGAGCTGTCGTCGACCTGGGTCTGTCGGGCGTGAAGCTCTACCCGATGTACCAGCACTGGTCACCCGAGGACCGCGAGGTTGCGTTCCCCGTGTTCGCCAAGGCAGCCGAACTCGGCATCCCGGTGATGGTCCACCAGGCCGGATCCACCCGGATCGACGCGAAGATGTCCTACGCCCGACCGGCGATGCTCGACGACATCGGCCGCGAGTTCCGGGATCTCGTCGTCATCCTCGCCCATTGCGGGATCCCGTGGATCGACGAGGCGATGTTCATGCTGACCAAGCACCCGAACTTCTACACCGACCTGAGCTACCACATCGCGACGATCACCCGGCGTGAGCTCTTCGAGTTCCTCCACCGGGCCGAGCCGTTCTTCGTACCGCTGGAGAAGCTGTTCTTCGGTACGGACTATCCGGGCTTCCTCTACGACCCGATCGCGTTGCGCGAGAAGCTGATGACGGTGAACGAGGAGGCCGCACCGTTGGGGCTCGACCCCATACCCGAGGAGAAGCTGCACGGGATCATGGGCGACAACCTCGCCCGAGTCCTCGGCCTCGAGGGCTAG
- a CDS encoding thiamine-binding protein: MTNALMNIQIIPKVEDLEDLYPAVEAAIALVEGSGLPYEVGALGTTVEGDLDTLVELARRMNEIVVERGATSVISQIRIYLGREPISMDGLTAKFRE, translated from the coding sequence GTGACCAACGCATTGATGAACATCCAGATCATTCCCAAGGTCGAGGACCTCGAGGATCTCTATCCCGCAGTCGAGGCGGCCATCGCCCTGGTCGAAGGGTCGGGACTGCCCTATGAGGTGGGCGCGCTCGGCACGACGGTGGAGGGTGATCTCGACACGCTCGTCGAGCTGGCCCGGCGGATGAACGAGATCGTCGTCGAGCGGGGAGCGACTTCGGTGATCTCCCAGATCCGGATCTACCTCGGACGCGAACCGATCTCGATGGACGGCCTCACGGCGAAGTTCCGCGAGTGA
- a CDS encoding CoA transferase, with protein MSDTMATPLAGTKVVDLTRFVAGSYATMLLAALGAEVLKIEVPPGGDSYRGQGAVKTETGSTLFESLNRAKRSVVLDFREPDGSQALEALLAGGDFLVHNARPGSLARHGLDFAAVHERHPHLVYAAISAFGDVGPDATRGGFDLIVQAASGLMAVTGSPESGPVKVGAPVLDVGAGLAVVIAILAAHSQRASTGIGGEVSSSLLEFALAGLTTLTPDVVATGVAPPLLGTHSPTFAPYGAFAAGDGYLVLAGAGSDRLWPLLCEVLERADLVDDPRFVDNATRVAHRDELTAEIEAVLARRDVADWLVQLDAAGVPAGTVRSLPDLLASEQVAALGQLRAPDGSAQGPHVEVPFRLGGNRPHLGPAPALGADTRAVLTDAGVDTAVVDRICAAGGLR; from the coding sequence GTGAGCGACACGATGGCGACGCCGCTGGCCGGAACGAAGGTGGTGGACCTGACGCGCTTCGTGGCGGGTTCGTACGCGACGATGCTCCTGGCGGCTCTCGGCGCTGAGGTCCTCAAGATCGAGGTTCCACCCGGTGGCGACTCCTATCGCGGCCAGGGCGCGGTCAAGACCGAGACCGGTTCGACCCTGTTCGAATCGCTGAACCGTGCGAAGCGCAGCGTGGTCCTCGACTTCCGCGAACCGGACGGGTCCCAGGCGCTCGAGGCACTCCTGGCCGGCGGTGACTTCCTGGTCCACAACGCGCGACCCGGGAGCCTCGCCCGACACGGCCTCGACTTCGCAGCCGTCCACGAACGTCACCCGCACCTCGTCTACGCCGCGATCTCGGCGTTCGGCGATGTCGGCCCCGATGCCACCCGGGGAGGTTTCGACCTGATCGTGCAGGCTGCGAGCGGACTCATGGCCGTGACAGGCAGCCCCGAGTCCGGACCCGTGAAGGTCGGAGCGCCGGTCCTCGACGTCGGCGCCGGTCTCGCGGTCGTGATCGCGATCCTCGCCGCTCACTCGCAGCGGGCGTCGACCGGCATCGGTGGTGAGGTCTCCTCGTCGCTTCTCGAGTTCGCCCTCGCAGGTCTGACCACGCTGACCCCCGACGTGGTTGCAACCGGGGTCGCGCCCCCGCTGCTCGGCACGCACTCGCCGACGTTCGCTCCCTACGGGGCCTTCGCCGCAGGTGACGGGTACCTCGTCCTCGCCGGTGCCGGTAGCGACCGGCTCTGGCCGCTGCTCTGTGAGGTGCTCGAACGCGCGGACCTCGTCGACGACCCGCGCTTCGTCGACAACGCGACCCGCGTCGCCCACCGCGACGAGCTCACCGCCGAGATCGAGGCTGTGCTCGCCCGCCGTGACGTCGCCGACTGGCTCGTTCAGCTCGACGCGGCCGGCGTTCCAGCGGGAACGGTTCGATCGCTTCCCGACCTGCTGGCATCCGAACAGGTCGCCGCCCTGGGGCAACTCAGGGCGCCGGACGGATCAGCGCAGGGTCCCCACGTGGAGGTCCCGTTCCGGCTGGGTGGGAACAGGCCGCACCTCGGCCCGGCACCTGCGCTCGGGGCGGACACCCGTGCGGTGCTCACCGACGCCGGGGTCGACACGGCTGTCGTCGACCGGATCTGCGCGGCGGGCGGGCTCCGGTGA
- a CDS encoding amidohydrolase, giving the protein MTDRIIIENAIVVTMNDGDDVHFDGSVVIEGDRIVAVGRDAAAPYERTGAKVIDASGKAALPGLVDLHYHTALGKGWSDHLPLWEYLQSCWYPMIRALDPEAAYWAAMASYSESLRTGTTTINDMYRQLPAIGRAAEEIGIRAVLCNDVADDEHDLDTLADNESAYRELHGSADGRIEVLIGIEWLPLASGGLLRDARALADQLGTGIHIHLNESLSEVEISKKTFGRRPTEFAYDCGILGPDCIAAHCVWLTDAEIALMRETGTQISHNPTSNAKLGNGVARLPEMLAAGLNVGLGHDAAECNNSRDMFQVMKWASLVHRATRVDASLGQAPDILRMATRNGSAALGHETGQLSVGTLADVILVDLKSQFFTPLMPESKAHLYSHLVFSADGSSVDTTIVNGQVLMEGREFTTIDEQEVLARANEHFQAVVGRMVVPPEYADL; this is encoded by the coding sequence ATGACAGACCGGATCATCATCGAGAACGCCATCGTCGTGACCATGAACGACGGCGACGACGTCCACTTCGACGGGTCCGTGGTCATCGAGGGGGACCGCATCGTCGCCGTCGGCCGCGACGCCGCAGCGCCATACGAGCGAACCGGGGCCAAGGTCATCGACGCATCCGGCAAGGCCGCCCTGCCGGGCCTCGTCGACCTCCACTACCACACCGCGCTGGGCAAGGGCTGGTCCGACCACCTCCCGCTGTGGGAGTACCTCCAGTCCTGCTGGTACCCCATGATCCGGGCGCTCGACCCCGAGGCCGCCTACTGGGCCGCGATGGCCAGTTACAGCGAGTCACTGCGGACCGGCACGACGACCATCAACGACATGTACAGGCAGCTGCCGGCGATCGGCCGTGCGGCCGAGGAGATCGGCATCCGCGCCGTCCTCTGCAACGACGTCGCCGACGACGAACACGATCTGGACACGCTCGCCGACAACGAATCCGCGTACAGGGAACTGCACGGCTCGGCGGACGGACGGATCGAGGTGCTCATCGGTATCGAGTGGCTCCCACTCGCGTCAGGTGGTCTGTTGCGCGACGCCCGGGCACTCGCCGACCAACTCGGCACGGGCATCCACATCCACCTCAACGAGTCGCTCAGCGAGGTCGAGATCTCCAAGAAGACCTTCGGTCGTCGCCCGACCGAGTTCGCCTACGACTGCGGGATTCTCGGTCCGGACTGCATCGCCGCGCACTGCGTCTGGCTCACCGACGCCGAGATCGCGCTGATGCGCGAGACCGGCACCCAGATCTCTCACAACCCGACCTCCAACGCGAAGCTCGGCAACGGGGTCGCCCGCCTGCCCGAGATGCTCGCCGCGGGTCTCAACGTGGGCCTCGGTCACGACGCCGCCGAGTGCAACAACAGCCGCGACATGTTCCAGGTGATGAAGTGGGCCTCGCTCGTCCACCGTGCGACACGGGTCGACGCGTCGCTGGGACAGGCGCCGGACATATTGCGGATGGCCACGCGCAACGGTTCGGCGGCGCTCGGACACGAGACCGGTCAGCTGAGTGTCGGCACGCTCGCCGACGTCATCCTCGTCGACCTGAAGTCCCAGTTCTTCACGCCGCTGATGCCCGAGAGCAAGGCGCATCTCTACTCCCATCTCGTCTTCTCGGCCGACGGATCGTCGGTCGACACGACGATCGTCAACGGTCAGGTCCTCATGGAGGGCCGTGAGTTCACGACGATCGACGAGCAGGAGGTGCTCGCCCGGGCCAACGAGCACTTCCAGGCGGTCGTCGGCCGGATGGTCGTACCGCCCGAGTACGCCGACCTCTGA
- a CDS encoding VOC family protein, translated as MKVRRIHHVALAHDGDSPLLGILEGACDLAVDHVEDGPGFTERMWPVGDCHLQTLEATGEGVVARSIESRGPGLHHIALEVDDVAAALADLKNRGLRVIDDEPRRGGGDTLIAFVHPSAFDGVMVELVQEMAPSDATETGRT; from the coding sequence ATGAAGGTTCGACGTATTCATCACGTGGCGCTGGCCCATGACGGCGACTCTCCGCTTCTTGGAATACTCGAGGGGGCATGCGACCTCGCGGTCGACCACGTCGAGGACGGCCCGGGGTTCACCGAGCGCATGTGGCCCGTAGGCGACTGCCACCTGCAGACCCTCGAGGCAACCGGCGAGGGCGTGGTCGCCCGGTCGATCGAATCGCGGGGGCCGGGTCTGCACCACATCGCCCTCGAGGTCGACGACGTCGCAGCCGCCCTCGCCGATCTCAAGAACCGGGGCCTACGCGTGATCGACGACGAGCCCCGCCGCGGCGGGGGCGACACGTTGATCGCCTTCGTCCACCCGTCGGCCTTCGACGGCGTGATGGTCGAACTGGTCCAGGAGATGGCGCCTTCGGACGCCACGGAGACCGGGCGCACCTAG
- a CDS encoding ABC transporter permease, translating to MKLLTPPLLLVAALIGFWQWYVVTNDVRPSTLPSPGRVVQQGWRFRDQLWENTKPTLQETFIGFSLSVAIGSLFAIAIDFSKIIRRAVYPVLVASQTLPIIAIAPLMIIWFGFGLLPKIIVVILVTFFPITVALSDGFRSAEAEAMDLLGSMGASRWEVFRYVRLPSALPSFFSGLRISITYAVVGAVFAEYVGAKKGLGIFMLLQKNSFRTDLVLAAVCVTALVSVSLFMLVSVIQRLTIPWYAASRAHKTNN from the coding sequence GTGAAGCTGTTGACTCCGCCGCTACTCCTCGTGGCGGCACTCATCGGGTTCTGGCAGTGGTACGTCGTCACCAACGACGTCCGGCCGTCGACGCTGCCCTCGCCGGGTCGGGTGGTGCAGCAGGGCTGGCGTTTCCGTGACCAGCTCTGGGAGAACACGAAGCCGACGCTCCAGGAGACCTTCATCGGCTTCAGCCTGTCGGTCGCCATCGGGTCCCTGTTCGCCATCGCGATCGACTTCTCGAAGATCATCCGCCGCGCCGTGTACCCGGTGCTCGTCGCGTCCCAGACGCTGCCCATCATCGCGATCGCGCCGCTGATGATCATCTGGTTCGGCTTCGGGCTGCTGCCGAAGATCATCGTGGTCATCCTGGTGACTTTCTTCCCCATCACGGTGGCGCTCAGCGACGGCTTCCGCTCCGCTGAGGCCGAGGCCATGGACCTGCTCGGGTCGATGGGTGCCAGCCGCTGGGAGGTGTTCCGCTACGTCCGGCTCCCGAGCGCGCTCCCGTCGTTCTTCTCCGGGCTCAGGATCTCGATCACCTATGCGGTGGTGGGAGCCGTCTTCGCTGAATACGTCGGCGCGAAGAAGGGCCTCGGCATCTTCATGCTGTTGCAGAAGAACTCGTTCCGGACCGACCTCGTGCTCGCAGCCGTGTGCGTGACAGCGCTCGTGAGCGTGTCGCTGTTCATGCTGGTCTCGGTGATCCAGCGCCTCACCATCCCCTGGTACGCGGCATCACGCGCCCACAAGACCAACAACTGA
- a CDS encoding ABC transporter substrate-binding protein, whose amino-acid sequence MVRSRRFRLLVALLLVFGLIAAACGDDDDTSAGGDDGAASDDGAASDDGAASDDGAADDGDEPMEMETVTLQLDWVPNTNHTGFFVADELGYYADAGIELEVLPYSGGNGDTIVAEGQADFAISFQNSITLARPVGVPIKAVAAVIQHTAEAIAVRGDRDDLNSPADLDGLLYAGFGGPFEVPVMTAVIQAAGGEGEFDSVVLDTAAYEAVYNGSADFVIPFKTWEGVEAEITGQPLKYFEYADYGVPDHYSVIIVAGEDFLADNADLASRFLEATRMGFEFGAENPTEAGQMLIDANPGVFNEEELVFQSQELMANEFFLADDGTWGCIELDKFAAYSGFLYGANIVVDEGGDALTEEPDWSEFFDMTYLGC is encoded by the coding sequence ATGGTCCGTAGTCGAAGGTTCAGACTTCTGGTTGCGTTGCTACTCGTGTTCGGCCTGATCGCCGCAGCATGTGGTGACGACGACGACACGAGTGCCGGAGGTGACGACGGCGCGGCATCCGATGATGGCGCGGCATCCGACGACGGTGCCGCGTCCGACGACGGTGCCGCTGACGACGGCGACGAGCCGATGGAGATGGAGACCGTCACGCTCCAGCTCGACTGGGTTCCCAACACGAACCACACCGGCTTCTTCGTCGCCGACGAGCTGGGCTACTACGCCGACGCCGGCATCGAGTTGGAGGTACTGCCGTATTCCGGCGGCAACGGTGACACGATCGTCGCCGAGGGCCAGGCGGACTTCGCCATCTCGTTCCAGAACAGCATCACGCTCGCCCGTCCGGTCGGCGTTCCCATCAAGGCCGTTGCGGCTGTGATCCAGCACACCGCAGAGGCGATTGCCGTCCGCGGTGACCGCGACGACCTCAATTCGCCCGCCGATCTCGACGGGCTTCTCTACGCTGGCTTCGGAGGCCCCTTCGAGGTGCCCGTCATGACGGCTGTCATCCAGGCCGCCGGCGGCGAGGGCGAATTCGACAGCGTCGTTCTCGACACCGCCGCCTACGAGGCCGTCTACAACGGCTCAGCTGATTTCGTCATCCCATTCAAGACGTGGGAGGGCGTCGAGGCCGAGATCACCGGCCAGCCGCTCAAGTACTTCGAGTACGCCGACTACGGCGTGCCGGACCACTACTCGGTCATCATCGTGGCCGGTGAGGACTTCCTGGCCGACAACGCCGACCTCGCGTCACGTTTCCTCGAGGCAACGCGGATGGGCTTCGAGTTCGGCGCCGAGAACCCGACCGAGGCGGGCCAGATGCTCATCGACGCCAACCCCGGCGTCTTCAACGAGGAGGAACTCGTCTTCCAGAGCCAGGAGCTCATGGCCAACGAGTTCTTCCTGGCCGACGACGGGACCTGGGGTTGCATCGAACTCGACAAGTTCGCCGCCTACTCGGGCTTCCTCTACGGCGCGAACATCGTCGTCGACGAGGGCGGCGACGCCCTCACCGAAGAGCCGGACTGGTCCGAGTTCTTCGACATGACCTACCTGGGCTGCTGA
- a CDS encoding LLM class flavin-dependent oxidoreductase, with protein sequence MTDVARGVVLQGVDSPPDLVDFARRMESQGFDHLWMTESSLHARDPYQLLALAAAATERLVVGTAVTNPVSRHPALTAVAAATLDEVSGGRAILGIGAGDRPLVALGMKPARLAVLEASIHAIRSLMAGEDVDVSAPGFDLVDAHLRFPTRPDVPIFVSASGPKTLELAGRVADGVILLCGLDPSVVRWALTQIDAGARTAGRPRPQVAIFAYGVIDEDEAAAVEGARSIAAWFPQTSPHYCELVGLDPRIVQAVRERYTGGEFQEAAEAAALLPVEFVQKMALAGGRELVTGQLQALAETGVDSINVFPLGEDRFATVEAFDECWRALR encoded by the coding sequence ATGACCGACGTCGCCCGAGGAGTCGTGCTCCAGGGGGTCGACTCGCCTCCCGATCTCGTCGACTTCGCACGCCGTATGGAGTCCCAGGGGTTCGACCACCTGTGGATGACGGAGTCGTCCTTGCACGCACGAGATCCGTACCAGCTACTTGCCCTCGCTGCGGCGGCCACGGAGCGGCTCGTCGTCGGTACGGCCGTGACGAATCCGGTCAGTCGCCACCCCGCTCTGACCGCGGTCGCCGCGGCGACGCTCGACGAGGTCTCCGGCGGCAGGGCGATTCTCGGGATCGGAGCCGGTGACCGGCCGTTGGTGGCCCTCGGGATGAAGCCGGCGCGCCTCGCGGTCCTCGAGGCGTCAATACATGCGATCCGTTCGTTGATGGCGGGCGAAGACGTCGACGTCTCAGCGCCCGGCTTCGATCTCGTCGACGCGCACCTACGGTTTCCGACCCGCCCCGACGTTCCGATCTTCGTTTCGGCCAGTGGACCGAAGACCCTCGAACTGGCCGGGCGGGTGGCCGACGGGGTGATCCTGCTGTGTGGCCTCGACCCCTCCGTGGTGAGGTGGGCGCTCACGCAGATCGATGCTGGCGCACGGACAGCCGGTCGGCCGCGTCCCCAGGTGGCGATCTTCGCCTACGGGGTGATCGACGAGGACGAGGCAGCCGCCGTCGAGGGCGCCCGTTCGATCGCCGCATGGTTTCCCCAGACGTCACCGCACTACTGCGAGCTGGTGGGCCTCGACCCCCGGATCGTTCAGGCCGTGCGTGAGCGCTACACGGGTGGGGAGTTCCAGGAGGCGGCCGAGGCAGCCGCTCTGTTGCCGGTCGAGTTCGTCCAGAAGATGGCGCTCGCCGGAGGGCGGGAGCTCGTGACCGGTCAGCTACAGGCGCTGGCAGAGACCGGGGTCGACTCGATCAACGTGTTCCCGCTCGGCGAGGACAGGTTCGCGACCGTCGAGGCGTTCGACGAGTGCTGGCGGGCGCTGCGCTGA
- a CDS encoding TenA family protein — MRSGTSKAPGLHALLTERARPWVHARADSPAFRGILTGTLDPAVMRRWIEQDHLYLHTYSRVLARLASLAPDRHLATLIDGAHYTIHTEVRQIRELAEIFGADLGTAEMGEACRGYTAHLVDNSDTLETGVVAVLPCMVGFSAIGLTLDPPTEPRYRRWIEMYASGDFQEYTARFARIVDDLDIDEAAAIEIFETGMAFEMALWDDAATATATSR, encoded by the coding sequence ATGAGATCTGGAACGAGCAAGGCGCCCGGCCTTCATGCGTTGCTGACCGAACGGGCCCGACCGTGGGTACATGCCAGAGCCGACTCGCCGGCGTTCCGGGGGATACTCACCGGGACGCTCGACCCGGCCGTGATGCGCCGCTGGATCGAACAGGATCATCTCTATCTCCACACGTACTCGCGGGTTCTCGCCCGGCTCGCCTCGTTGGCCCCGGACCGTCACCTCGCGACGTTGATCGACGGTGCGCACTACACGATCCACACCGAGGTCCGACAGATCCGGGAGCTGGCGGAGATCTTCGGCGCAGACCTCGGGACCGCGGAGATGGGCGAGGCCTGTCGCGGCTACACGGCCCACCTGGTCGACAACAGCGACACCCTCGAGACGGGGGTGGTCGCGGTCCTCCCCTGCATGGTGGGGTTCAGCGCCATAGGGCTCACCCTCGATCCGCCCACCGAGCCCCGCTACCGCCGCTGGATCGAGATGTACGCCTCCGGCGACTTCCAGGAGTACACCGCGCGTTTCGCCCGCATCGTCGACGACCTCGACATCGACGAGGCCGCTGCCATCGAGATCTTCGAGACGGGAATGGCCTTCGAGATGGCACTCTGGGACGACGCCGCGACCGCAACGGCGACCTCGCGCTGA
- a CDS encoding M20/M25/M40 family metallo-hydrolase, with amino-acid sequence MSAPDTLVAEVLDRTRVLAQTPAPSFHEGDRAALVSGWWAEWAAEVDVDAVGNVWARVRPGDGPAVVVAAHLDTVFSADFDHSVVERDGHLFGPSVGDDSVAVAALGALDALLPPDPGGPVWVLATVGEEGLGNLTGIRHALSAPPVEIGAVIALEGNWLGRVCSTAVGSVRRRVTLRGPGGHAWEASEAPSAVHGVARVVATLDSAQRPIDARTAVNVGRIGGGTAINARADHAWFDVDLRAESQAALDELVATLESTVAAAAGDFAIEVESLGDRPAGAIDPTHPLVLAALEALDAAGIVGELTAASTDANAAHPVGVPAIALGVTRGGGEHTPDEWIETAPLGRGLSVLAATITTYLRRTT; translated from the coding sequence GTGAGCGCCCCCGACACACTCGTCGCCGAGGTCCTCGACCGTACGCGCGTGCTGGCGCAGACTCCCGCACCGTCCTTCCATGAGGGGGACCGCGCAGCGCTGGTGTCGGGGTGGTGGGCCGAGTGGGCCGCCGAGGTCGATGTCGACGCCGTCGGCAACGTCTGGGCGCGGGTCCGGCCGGGCGACGGACCGGCAGTCGTCGTCGCAGCCCATCTCGACACGGTGTTCTCTGCCGATTTCGACCACAGTGTCGTGGAACGCGACGGCCACCTCTTCGGTCCCTCGGTCGGCGACGACAGCGTCGCGGTCGCCGCCCTCGGCGCACTCGACGCTCTGTTGCCACCAGACCCCGGGGGACCGGTGTGGGTCCTGGCCACGGTCGGTGAGGAGGGCCTCGGGAACCTCACCGGGATCCGCCATGCTCTGTCCGCTCCGCCAGTCGAGATCGGAGCTGTGATCGCGCTGGAGGGGAACTGGCTCGGGCGTGTCTGTTCGACCGCTGTCGGGTCCGTCCGTCGCAGGGTGACCCTCCGCGGCCCCGGTGGCCACGCATGGGAGGCCTCCGAGGCTCCCAGTGCAGTTCACGGCGTCGCACGGGTTGTTGCCACGCTCGACTCTGCGCAACGGCCCATCGACGCGCGCACGGCGGTCAACGTCGGACGGATCGGCGGCGGAACGGCGATCAACGCCCGTGCCGATCACGCCTGGTTCGACGTCGATCTGCGAGCTGAGTCCCAAGCCGCGCTCGACGAGCTCGTGGCGACACTCGAGTCCACGGTGGCGGCGGCCGCAGGTGATTTCGCCATCGAGGTCGAGTCGCTGGGTGACCGCCCGGCAGGTGCGATCGATCCAACTCATCCACTCGTCCTCGCCGCGCTCGAGGCTCTGGACGCTGCAGGAATCGTCGGGGAGCTGACGGCCGCGAGCACCGACGCGAACGCCGCCCACCCGGTCGGCGTGCCCGCCATCGCGCTGGGCGTGACACGCGGCGGCGGGGAACACACCCCTGACGAGTGGATAGAGACGGCGCCCCTCGGGCGCGGCCTGAGCGTGCTGGCCGCGACCATCACCACTTACCTGAGGAGAACGACATGA
- a CDS encoding amidohydrolase family protein, with amino-acid sequence MTRTLVVGDPVVTLSDAGLIVDGALIVEGRQIVAVGSREALSARGPFDQVVGSPEHFVMPGFINCHYHSELAVGPGLFEFIFERANVMLVHPEQGADPADVHTVVLWGLVQAMKGGQTAAIDFFYGRPGMEHFSAPAALEAYRDAGFRVAFGLVSRDENIYAHEPDDQFLARLPADLAAEVRASTMGYAWPVDEVLGSFESLAETWHERDDLIHMVLAPDWTPSCSDDLYRRCVALAEEYDTCLTTHALETRAEMMFNLERYGMSALKRLDGLGVLGPRTSLAHFVWVTDDDVALFADSGAVASNNPGSNLRLSTGICRTRDLLDAGGNVGIGTDGISFSDRDDFFQELRLAAYLQRTPHRFEVGRLDSEKLLRTASHSGAAATGWGGRLGELSEGMLADLLVVKKDRVFFPPGRFAMTPPLDVIIDRTESADIDAVMINGRLVIEDGTVTVVDEDALREKVVDATTRLYPLGASTQTTGISARVDPYIVDFYQRWYDTPVQPAYLYNPKVDPETGV; translated from the coding sequence ATGACACGCACGCTCGTCGTCGGCGACCCCGTCGTCACCCTGTCCGACGCCGGCCTCATCGTCGACGGTGCTCTCATCGTCGAAGGCCGCCAGATTGTCGCCGTCGGGTCGCGTGAGGCGCTCAGCGCCCGCGGACCGTTCGACCAGGTCGTCGGCTCCCCGGAACACTTCGTGATGCCCGGCTTCATCAACTGCCACTACCACTCGGAGCTGGCGGTAGGCCCTGGCCTGTTCGAATTCATCTTCGAGCGGGCGAACGTCATGCTCGTCCACCCCGAGCAGGGCGCCGATCCCGCCGACGTCCACACCGTCGTCTTGTGGGGCCTGGTCCAGGCGATGAAGGGCGGCCAGACCGCCGCGATCGACTTCTTCTACGGTCGACCCGGCATGGAGCACTTCTCCGCGCCTGCCGCGCTCGAGGCCTACCGCGACGCGGGGTTCCGCGTCGCGTTCGGGCTCGTGAGCCGTGACGAGAACATCTACGCACACGAGCCCGACGACCAGTTCCTGGCACGACTCCCCGCCGATCTCGCAGCCGAGGTGCGCGCATCGACCATGGGGTACGCATGGCCTGTCGACGAGGTCCTCGGATCCTTCGAGTCGCTCGCCGAGACCTGGCACGAGCGCGACGACCTCATCCACATGGTCCTTGCCCCGGACTGGACGCCTTCCTGCTCCGACGATCTCTACCGGCGCTGCGTCGCACTCGCCGAGGAGTACGACACCTGCCTGACCACCCACGCCCTCGAGACACGGGCCGAGATGATGTTCAACCTCGAGCGCTACGGCATGTCAGCGCTGAAGCGGCTCGACGGCCTCGGGGTTCTCGGCCCCCGCACGAGCCTCGCCCACTTCGTGTGGGTCACCGACGACGACGTCGCTCTGTTCGCGGACTCGGGAGCGGTCGCATCGAACAACCCCGGCTCGAACCTGCGTCTCTCCACGGGGATCTGCCGCACGAGGGACCTGCTCGACGCCGGTGGCAACGTCGGGATCGGCACCGACGGGATCTCGTTCTCGGACCGTGACGACTTCTTCCAGGAGCTCCGCCTCGCCGCCTACCTCCAGCGCACGCCCCACCGTTTCGAGGTCGGTCGCCTCGACTCCGAGAAGTTGCTCCGCACCGCCTCGCACAGTGGCGCCGCGGCGACGGGATGGGGAGGTCGTCTCGGTGAGCTCTCCGAGGGGATGCTCGCCGACCTGCTCGTGGTGAAGAAGGACCGGGTCTTCTTCCCGCCGGGTCGTTTCGCCATGACGCCGCCGCTCGATGTCATCATCGACCGCACGGAGTCCGCCGACATCGACGCCGTGATGATCAACGGGCGGCTGGTGATCGAGGACGGCACCGTGACGGTGGTCGATGAAGATGCGCTGCGCGAGAAGGTCGTCGACGCCACCACGCGCCTGTACCCCCTGGGTGCGAGTACGCAGACCACCGGAATCTCCGCCCGTGTCGACCCGTACATCGTCGATTTCTACCAGCGGTGGTACGACACGCCGGTGCAGCCCGCGTATCTCTACAACCCGAAGGTGGACCCGGAGACCGGGGTCTGA